Proteins from one Coffea arabica cultivar ET-39 chromosome 8c, Coffea Arabica ET-39 HiFi, whole genome shotgun sequence genomic window:
- the LOC140013450 gene encoding uncharacterized protein produces the protein MDQNNLVDIGFEGHPWTWSNHWDSEGEVRQRLDRCLGSFEWCQVFEKVNCQHIDTYASDHSILSLNTHPGKEKKKKRFYFDKRWLQREGVHQVVEKAWLKEEPGSWMFRVTKKIRNCRIESLKWRSTFQANSKKKD, from the coding sequence ATGGATCAGAATAATCTGGTAGACATAGGTTTTGAAGGCCACCCTTGGACTTGGAGTAATCATTGGGATAGTGAAGGTGAGGTAAGGCAAAGACTAGACAGATGTTTGGGGAGTTTTGAGTGGTGCCAGGTTTTTGAAAAGGTAAATTGTCAGCATATTGACACTTATGCCTCTGATCATAGCATACTGTCCTTAAACACACATccaggaaaggaaaagaagaagaaaaggttttATTTTGACAAAAGGTGGCTTCAGAGGGAAGGGGTGCACCAGGTTGTGGAGAAAGCTTGGCTGAAAGAGGAACCTGGTTCATGGATGTTCAGAGTTACTAAGAAGATCAGAAACTGCAGAATTGAATCACTGAAGTGGAGAAGTACTTTCCAAGCCAATTCTAAAAAAAAGGATTGA